One Halorientalis litorea DNA segment encodes these proteins:
- a CDS encoding DUF63 family protein translates to MFNVVAGILPSGLVVPPVPYLVVLLVGSVAVGGALAVLRPRVTDRVVVGFAPWMVVGAALHALVQLDAAPPQLVPLFAAPAVYVTTFLVAGGVWAAFAAADGERVAVGIGSVGVVTGVVAVATVLRVGVSRGTVSVVYPVAGLVASLALAAGAYWLLGRVYESVPERVGAVGPVVVFGHALDGVSTAIGVDLFGVGERSPLPRAIMEFAGALPTEPVIGSGWLFVLVKLGIGTGVLVLFTDFAEAEPTQANALLGVVAAVGLGPGAHNLLLFTAVGGL, encoded by the coding sequence ATGTTCAACGTCGTCGCAGGGATACTGCCCAGCGGCCTCGTCGTCCCGCCGGTGCCGTATCTGGTCGTGCTCCTCGTTGGAAGCGTCGCCGTCGGTGGAGCCCTCGCCGTGCTCCGCCCCCGCGTCACCGACCGCGTCGTCGTCGGCTTCGCACCGTGGATGGTCGTCGGAGCGGCACTCCACGCGCTCGTCCAACTCGACGCCGCGCCGCCCCAACTCGTGCCGCTGTTCGCCGCGCCAGCGGTGTACGTGACGACGTTCCTCGTCGCAGGCGGCGTCTGGGCAGCGTTCGCGGCAGCAGACGGAGAGCGGGTCGCGGTCGGTATCGGGTCGGTCGGTGTCGTCACCGGGGTGGTTGCGGTAGCCACGGTACTCCGAGTCGGAGTCAGTCGCGGAACGGTCAGTGTGGTGTATCCAGTCGCCGGCCTCGTCGCGAGTCTCGCCCTCGCCGCGGGTGCCTACTGGCTCCTCGGACGCGTCTACGAGTCCGTCCCGGAACGGGTTGGAGCCGTGGGGCCGGTCGTCGTGTTCGGACACGCGCTCGACGGCGTCTCCACTGCCATCGGCGTCGACCTGTTCGGCGTCGGGGAGCGAAGCCCGCTGCCGCGGGCGATAATGGAGTTCGCTGGCGCGCTTCCAACGGAACCGGTCATCGGGAGCGGGTGGCTGTTCGTCCTCGTCAAACTGGGTATCGGTACCGGCGTCCTCGTCCTGTTCACGGACTTCGCCGAAGCGGAACCGACACAGGCGAACGCGCTCCTCGGAGTCGTTGCGGCGGTGGGTCTCGGCCCCGGAGCCCACAACCTCCTGTTGTTCACTGCTGTAGGAGGCCTTTGA
- a CDS encoding nucleoside phosphorylase encodes MAKQPHLLVESGDLHDIALVPGDPDRVDRIANHCDESTVVAQNREYRLVNATYEGRDLTICSTGIGSPSAAVAIEELDAVGVETVIRVGTTGALQSGIEIGDMVVATGAGKDEGTTKRYESETVPAVPDYAVLSELVDAAERNDEDVHVGPIVTDDAFYAETEEYVADWEAAGLLAVEMEAAAIFSLARRRGMRAGAICTVDGNLVEGTQKGETDDGELPSKAKNNVERAIRLSLDAATRL; translated from the coding sequence ATGGCGAAACAGCCACACCTCCTCGTCGAATCGGGCGACCTCCACGACATCGCGCTCGTCCCGGGCGACCCCGACAGAGTCGACCGCATCGCCAACCACTGTGACGAGTCGACCGTCGTCGCACAGAACCGGGAGTACAGACTCGTCAACGCGACGTACGAGGGGCGCGACCTGACGATTTGCTCGACCGGTATCGGGTCGCCGTCCGCCGCAGTCGCCATCGAGGAACTCGACGCCGTCGGCGTCGAAACCGTCATCCGGGTGGGGACGACCGGCGCGTTGCAGTCGGGCATCGAAATCGGAGACATGGTCGTAGCGACGGGCGCGGGCAAAGACGAGGGGACGACGAAGCGATACGAGAGTGAGACGGTACCAGCCGTGCCGGACTACGCGGTGCTCTCGGAACTGGTCGATGCGGCAGAGCGGAACGACGAGGACGTGCACGTCGGGCCGATAGTCACGGACGACGCGTTCTACGCGGAGACAGAGGAGTACGTCGCGGACTGGGAAGCCGCCGGGCTGCTGGCAGTCGAGATGGAAGCCGCCGCGATATTCTCGCTCGCTCGCCGCCGCGGGATGCGTGCTGGAGCCATCTGTACGGTCGACGGCAACTTGGTGGAGGGAACGCAGAAGGGCGAAACGGACGACGGAGAGTTACCTTCGAAGGCAAAGAACAACGTCGAGCGGGCGATTCGGCTCAGTCTCGACGCGGCGACGCGGTTGTAA
- a CDS encoding universal stress protein — protein MLEQVRERLRAVTTRLRRLERREVQDFRRWLENTRNLVHISVLLLLPLLMGVVTALSNAVTELPFLLFPPLASGTYTLFSQPESRYASPRRFVGGLTGGAACGWVSLELVSRLWYQTTPEAVSVSPGAVALGVLLTGGVTWLLDVEEPSAFSAALLVYVVDFTQTTQSTYVLSVLLSSSLVAAVFVLWRREFYEQRAEYLYQSTKGDDHVLIPMRTETAGRTAMLGARLAASHDAGKVVLLDIVDEKSVAEAERQFLDDDGDGEATREAAETVATAAKRLEQRADRIETEVGVPCEVVVAVGGGTPATTVLDAAAETNCDLVATPYEQRHGSLSPFIRSLFRGNTDVLVHRSQDERTEWRHVLVPVRRAGDVAHAMVDFALRLARGTGQVGVASCIGEEESRRRAESMLADLVEPFAGAIETRVARSSIEQFLADHARQYDLVIIGASMDRSAASRFISPPTFERLADLDCDVAIVDRNFS, from the coding sequence ATGCTCGAACAGGTCCGGGAGCGTCTGCGCGCCGTGACGACGCGTCTCCGGCGGTTGGAGCGACGGGAGGTACAGGATTTTCGACGCTGGCTCGAAAACACCCGGAACCTCGTCCACATCTCCGTGTTGCTCTTGCTCCCGCTGCTGATGGGTGTAGTGACCGCACTCTCGAACGCGGTGACGGAACTCCCGTTCCTCCTGTTCCCGCCGCTCGCCTCCGGGACGTACACGCTGTTCTCACAGCCCGAGAGTCGGTACGCCTCGCCCCGCCGCTTCGTCGGCGGATTGACCGGCGGTGCGGCCTGTGGCTGGGTGTCGCTGGAACTGGTCAGTCGGCTCTGGTACCAGACGACACCGGAGGCGGTCAGCGTCTCACCGGGCGCGGTCGCACTCGGTGTCCTCCTGACCGGCGGCGTGACGTGGCTCCTCGACGTGGAGGAGCCGTCGGCGTTTTCGGCCGCTCTGCTCGTCTACGTCGTCGATTTCACTCAGACGACGCAGAGTACGTACGTTCTCAGCGTCCTTCTGTCGAGTTCGCTGGTCGCCGCCGTCTTCGTCCTCTGGCGACGCGAGTTCTACGAGCAGCGAGCCGAGTACCTCTACCAGTCGACGAAGGGCGACGACCACGTGTTGATTCCGATGCGGACCGAGACAGCCGGTCGGACGGCGATGCTCGGCGCGCGCCTCGCGGCCAGCCACGACGCTGGCAAGGTGGTACTCCTCGACATCGTCGACGAGAAGTCGGTCGCCGAGGCGGAACGGCAGTTCCTCGACGACGATGGTGACGGGGAGGCGACGCGGGAAGCGGCCGAGACAGTCGCGACAGCGGCCAAGCGACTCGAACAACGGGCCGACCGCATCGAGACAGAAGTCGGCGTCCCCTGCGAAGTCGTCGTCGCTGTCGGTGGCGGAACCCCGGCGACCACGGTACTCGACGCGGCCGCCGAGACGAACTGTGACCTCGTGGCCACACCGTACGAACAGCGACACGGGAGCCTCTCGCCGTTCATCCGGTCGCTATTTCGGGGTAACACCGACGTACTCGTCCACCGGTCTCAGGACGAGCGGACGGAGTGGCGTCACGTACTCGTTCCCGTCAGGCGGGCCGGTGACGTGGCACACGCGATGGTCGATTTCGCGCTCCGGTTGGCCCGGGGCACCGGCCAGGTCGGCGTCGCGAGTTGTATCGGCGAGGAGGAGAGCCGCCGTCGGGCGGAGTCGATGCTCGCCGACCTCGTCGAACCCTTCGCGGGAGCCATCGAGACGCGCGTCGCCCGGTCGAGTATCGAGCAGTTCCTCGCCGACCACGCGAGACAGTACGACCTCGTCATCATCGGCGCGAGCATGGACCGGAGTGCCGCCTCGCGGTTCATCTCGCCGCCGACCTTCGAGCGACTGGCGGACCTCGACTGCGACGTCGCCATCGTGGACCGGAACTTCAGTTAG
- a CDS encoding DUF7126 family protein, translating to MASRPVFVQARVAVLLTTAVALLSFTTGVLNIGATTVSGPLSPYIPASVERAAGFTGALTGFLVLGSTLGLRRGLRLAWYSTLLLMPVTAVQGLAQSNVISYPLVVLSLLSIPTLLVNFRRFDRRVDLSTTQLAALAALVGTMLYGTAGAYTLREEFDGVVTLTDAFYYTIVTASTVGYGDVTATSQGARLFSMSVVVLGTASFALALGSLLGPAIEARLATALGTMTDKQLELLEDHVLVLGYGDLTEPIVDELESVAEFVVVTPDTETAARLRNRDIHILTADPSDEEPLERAGIRDARAVVVATNNDANDALAILTAKALNADVRVVAAATDRENVEKLRRAGADTVISPAVIGGHLIVESALGDDNAESLAEALLDEPPAETD from the coding sequence ATGGCGTCCCGGCCCGTGTTCGTGCAAGCGCGCGTCGCCGTGCTGTTGACGACAGCCGTCGCGTTGTTATCTTTTACCACGGGTGTTCTCAACATCGGGGCGACGACCGTCTCCGGTCCGCTGTCGCCGTACATCCCGGCGTCCGTGGAGCGAGCCGCCGGGTTCACGGGCGCGCTCACCGGCTTTCTCGTACTGGGGAGTACGCTCGGCCTCCGCCGTGGGCTTCGCCTCGCGTGGTACTCCACGCTGTTGCTGATGCCCGTCACGGCGGTACAGGGGCTGGCACAGTCGAACGTCATCTCGTACCCGCTCGTCGTGCTGTCGCTGCTGTCGATACCGACCCTCCTCGTCAACTTCCGGCGGTTCGACCGGCGCGTCGACCTGTCGACGACGCAGTTGGCGGCACTGGCGGCACTCGTCGGGACGATGCTGTACGGGACGGCCGGGGCGTACACGCTCCGCGAGGAGTTCGACGGGGTCGTCACGCTGACTGACGCGTTCTACTACACCATCGTCACCGCAAGTACCGTCGGCTACGGCGACGTGACGGCCACGTCACAAGGGGCGCGACTGTTCTCGATGTCCGTGGTCGTCCTCGGGACTGCGAGTTTCGCGCTGGCACTCGGGTCGCTCCTCGGCCCCGCCATCGAGGCCCGCCTCGCGACTGCACTCGGAACCATGACCGACAAACAACTGGAACTGCTCGAGGACCACGTTCTCGTCCTCGGCTACGGCGACCTGACCGAACCGATAGTCGACGAACTCGAATCGGTAGCCGAGTTCGTCGTCGTCACACCGGACACGGAGACGGCGGCACGCCTCCGAAACCGCGACATCCACATCCTCACCGCGGACCCGAGCGACGAGGAACCGCTCGAACGCGCCGGTATCCGGGACGCCCGTGCCGTCGTCGTGGCGACCAACAACGACGCCAACGACGCCCTCGCCATCCTCACCGCGAAGGCACTCAATGCCGACGTGCGCGTCGTCGCGGCCGCCACCGACCGCGAGAACGTCGAGAAACTCCGCCGTGCGGGCGCGGACACTGTCATCAGCCCCGCGGTCATCGGCGGGCACCTCATCGTCGAGTCGGCACTCGGCGACGACAACGCCGAGTCGCTCGCCGAGGCACTGTTGGACGAACCGCCCGCAGAAACCGACTAA
- a CDS encoding ubiquitin-like small modifier protein 1: MEWKLFANLAETVGDKHVTVDVGPGATFGEALDALLDAHPELRSEVLNDDDELRDHIRVLHNGDNPFVEGDGRETELAEGDELALFPPVSGG; encoded by the coding sequence ATGGAGTGGAAGCTGTTCGCCAATCTCGCGGAGACTGTCGGGGACAAACACGTAACCGTCGACGTGGGGCCGGGCGCGACGTTCGGCGAGGCACTCGACGCCCTCCTCGACGCCCACCCGGAACTCCGGTCCGAGGTCCTGAACGACGACGACGAGTTGCGCGACCACATCCGCGTCCTCCACAACGGCGACAACCCGTTCGTCGAGGGCGACGGGCGTGAGACGGAACTGGCCGAGGGCGACGAACTCGCGCTGTTCCCGCCCGTCAGCGGCGGGTGA
- a CDS encoding GNAT family N-acetyltransferase → MGVTGDGGTTVRQARPADHDAVASFTTETWADRDVTDYVPRVFPEWVESDGPDQRTLVAERDGDVVGLCQGVLLSDHEAWAQGIRVHPDHRGTGVARALNDRVFDWAAECGATVCRNLVFSWNRAGLATSRRLGYDAAASFRWVHPEPDADASVDTDRVVTDSPDAAWSCWCRSDARDALGGLALSLSESWAIQELTREHLRRAAAETRVFTVGDGDGTRGLAYRVRDYEREADGNRWAEYGVAAWADLPTARTLFAAIARDAADVGAARTRVLIPETPRHVADAAAAGVTLDDGGDFVFEADLTGRVTRR, encoded by the coding sequence GTGGGAGTGACGGGCGACGGTGGCACGACGGTCCGGCAGGCCCGCCCGGCCGACCACGACGCCGTCGCGTCGTTCACGACCGAGACGTGGGCCGACCGCGACGTGACGGACTACGTGCCGCGCGTCTTCCCCGAGTGGGTCGAGAGCGACGGCCCGGACCAGCGGACCCTCGTCGCCGAGCGCGACGGCGATGTCGTCGGGCTCTGTCAGGGGGTGTTGCTCTCCGACCACGAGGCGTGGGCACAGGGTATCCGCGTTCACCCCGACCACCGCGGGACTGGCGTCGCACGCGCGCTCAACGACCGAGTGTTCGACTGGGCCGCCGAGTGCGGTGCGACGGTCTGCCGTAACCTCGTGTTCTCGTGGAACCGTGCCGGACTCGCCACGTCACGCCGACTCGGGTACGACGCCGCCGCGTCGTTCCGGTGGGTCCACCCGGAACCGGACGCCGACGCCAGTGTCGACACGGACCGCGTGGTCACCGACAGTCCGGACGCCGCGTGGAGTTGTTGGTGCCGGAGCGACGCCCGCGACGCCCTCGGTGGCCTCGCGCTCTCGCTCTCGGAGTCGTGGGCGATACAGGAACTCACCCGTGAACACCTCCGTCGAGCCGCCGCGGAGACGCGGGTGTTCACGGTCGGTGATGGCGACGGGACGCGCGGACTCGCCTACCGAGTGCGAGACTACGAACGGGAGGCCGACGGGAACCGATGGGCCGAGTACGGGGTGGCGGCGTGGGCCGACCTCCCGACGGCACGGACGCTCTTCGCGGCGATAGCTCGCGACGCGGCCGACGTCGGGGCGGCCCGGACGCGCGTCCTGATACCCGAGACGCCGCGACACGTCGCCGACGCGGCGGCCGCCGGCGTCACGCTCGACGACGGCGGCGACTTCGTGTTCGAGGCCGACCTCACGGGCCGAGTCACCCGCCGCTGA
- the gatD gene encoding Glu-tRNA(Gln) amidotransferase subunit GatD encodes MNPGDRVRVERADQRYEGVLLPSTTADNLVVKLPSGYNVGVDRADATVDVLESDVYDVADAQDTDSASEIEFDDDLPTIALISTGGTIASTVDYRTGAVTAQFDAEDVLRAVPDLAGRANYRGRVVANILSENMTPDVWQELAHAVHEEIEAGADGVVVMHGTDTMQFSASALAFMLDTPVPVVFTGSQRSADRPSSDNVMNAVCAVEAAKADCAEVLVCMHEDEADEACALHRGTRVRKNHTSRRDAFETVGAKPLGRVEYETEDVTFHRDHAERGATDLAIAPALETDVELVKFTPGADPALLETAADGAAGVVVEGTGLGHVNTDWIPVVEDLTADGTTVVMTSQCLEGRVCDRVYDTGRDLLDAGVVEGEDILPETAKVKLMWTLANADNPADAMRRSLAGERQDRSVPWE; translated from the coding sequence ATGAACCCAGGGGACCGGGTCCGGGTCGAGCGCGCGGACCAACGCTACGAGGGCGTCCTCCTGCCCTCGACGACGGCGGACAACCTCGTCGTCAAACTGCCGAGTGGCTACAACGTCGGCGTCGACAGGGCCGACGCGACGGTCGACGTACTCGAATCGGATGTCTACGACGTGGCCGACGCACAGGACACCGACAGTGCGTCCGAAATCGAGTTCGACGACGACCTGCCGACGATAGCACTCATCTCCACCGGCGGGACCATCGCCTCGACAGTCGACTACCGAACCGGTGCCGTCACCGCACAGTTCGACGCCGAGGACGTACTGCGGGCGGTGCCGGACCTCGCGGGCCGGGCGAACTACCGCGGGCGCGTCGTCGCCAACATCCTCTCGGAGAACATGACGCCCGACGTGTGGCAGGAACTCGCACACGCGGTCCACGAGGAAATCGAGGCCGGGGCGGACGGCGTCGTCGTGATGCACGGCACCGACACGATGCAGTTCTCGGCGTCGGCACTCGCGTTCATGCTCGACACGCCCGTTCCGGTCGTGTTCACGGGGAGCCAGCGGTCGGCCGACCGCCCGTCTTCGGACAACGTGATGAACGCCGTCTGTGCCGTCGAGGCGGCCAAGGCCGACTGTGCGGAGGTGCTGGTCTGTATGCACGAAGACGAGGCCGACGAGGCCTGCGCGCTCCACCGCGGGACGCGGGTACGGAAGAACCACACCTCCCGCCGTGACGCCTTCGAGACGGTCGGCGCGAAACCGCTGGGGCGGGTCGAGTACGAGACAGAGGACGTGACGTTCCACCGCGACCACGCCGAGCGCGGCGCGACGGACCTCGCCATCGCGCCTGCCCTCGAAACCGACGTGGAACTCGTGAAGTTCACGCCCGGGGCCGACCCCGCGTTACTGGAGACGGCCGCCGACGGTGCCGCCGGCGTCGTCGTCGAGGGGACGGGGCTGGGTCACGTCAACACCGACTGGATACCCGTCGTCGAGGACCTGACCGCCGACGGAACGACCGTCGTAATGACGAGTCAGTGCCTCGAAGGCCGGGTCTGTGACCGCGTGTACGACACCGGGCGGGACCTGCTCGACGCCGGCGTCGTCGAAGGCGAGGACATCCTCCCCGAGACGGCGAAGGTCAAACTGATGTGGACGCTCGCCAACGCTGACAACCCGGCCGACGCGATGAGGCGGTCGCTGGCGGGTGAGAGACAGGACCGGTCCGTCCCGTGGGAGTGA
- a CDS encoding ArsR/SmtB family transcription factor, which yields MDSAELLDLLGNENRRRILRLLARKPCYVTEISDYLGVSPKAVIDHLRKLEAAGLVESRTDDQRRKYYFISQNLRLEVSVSPHGFGAKSAYPARGNLDVGASCRYLKIDISTPDQTDVSDLAAELRQLDRLSNELSMAQRWVQGRLTEVMERLDEEFGAEDTRLYADLIEAVTDTPVTVTDLAEAVDAPLPVVRDALETLSEHGVVRQDGDRWRLDE from the coding sequence ATGGACTCCGCAGAACTACTCGACCTTCTCGGTAACGAGAACCGGAGGCGAATTCTGCGGCTGCTCGCCCGGAAACCCTGTTACGTGACCGAAATCAGCGACTATCTCGGCGTGAGTCCCAAGGCCGTCATCGACCACCTGAGAAAACTGGAGGCGGCCGGCCTCGTCGAGAGCAGGACGGACGACCAACGCCGGAAGTACTACTTCATCTCCCAGAACCTCCGGCTGGAGGTCAGCGTCTCGCCCCACGGCTTCGGCGCGAAGAGTGCCTATCCGGCGCGGGGGAACCTCGACGTGGGGGCGAGCTGTCGGTACCTCAAAATCGACATCAGCACGCCGGACCAGACGGACGTGTCCGACCTCGCGGCCGAACTCCGCCAACTCGACCGCCTCTCGAACGAACTCTCGATGGCACAGCGGTGGGTTCAGGGACGGCTGACGGAGGTGATGGAGCGGCTCGACGAGGAGTTCGGCGCGGAGGACACGCGCCTGTACGCCGACCTCATCGAGGCGGTGACCGACACGCCGGTAACGGTGACGGACCTCGCTGAAGCCGTCGACGCCCCGCTGCCGGTCGTTCGTGACGCACTCGAAACGCTGTCCGAACACGGTGTCGTCCGGCAGGACGGCGACCGCTGGCGACTCGACGAGTGA
- a CDS encoding DUF1405 domain-containing protein, which produces MEFGRRLVPERWAEYYLGNTPSLVWLVVGNAVAILVGIRYYVETMPGVSTFLWPLYADSPTAVFLMTLSLVTLVPFLGRSLDAVPRTRVLAYLHTIAFVWLVKTGLWTVVALNLGFEAYFPAVWAYFGIILTHLGFVAEAYLIPHYSVTTRGALATALVLALGNDVLDYGFGFYPPLRYDPGFALAAASVLLSVVAVGLAALAFDSN; this is translated from the coding sequence ATGGAGTTCGGCCGGCGACTCGTACCCGAACGGTGGGCGGAGTACTACCTCGGGAACACGCCGAGTCTCGTCTGGTTGGTGGTCGGGAACGCCGTCGCCATCCTCGTCGGCATCCGCTACTACGTGGAGACGATGCCGGGTGTCTCGACGTTTTTGTGGCCGCTGTACGCCGACTCACCCACCGCCGTCTTCCTCATGACGCTCTCGCTCGTGACGCTGGTGCCGTTCCTCGGCCGCAGTCTCGACGCGGTGCCTCGTACCCGCGTGTTGGCGTACCTCCACACCATCGCGTTCGTCTGGTTGGTCAAGACGGGACTGTGGACTGTCGTGGCACTCAACCTCGGCTTCGAGGCATATTTCCCGGCCGTGTGGGCGTACTTCGGCATCATCCTGACCCACCTCGGGTTCGTCGCGGAGGCGTACCTGATTCCTCACTACTCGGTGACGACCCGCGGTGCCCTCGCGACCGCACTGGTCCTCGCGCTCGGGAACGACGTGCTCGACTACGGCTTCGGGTTCTACCCGCCCCTGCGCTACGACCCCGGGTTCGCGCTCGCTGCGGCGAGCGTTCTCCTGTCAGTCGTGGCCGTCGGCCTCGCCGCGCTCGCGTTCGACAGTAACTAG
- a CDS encoding DUF5802 family protein, whose protein sequence is MFEPFSRGYYLGRVYVEPTDRDRPAMCRAQHERVNEQLYTSGEGIERTDTPLVMKLDTTHFPVTGDERVPQDTLAVPRDLLEETRVRNPPTLREVLLATADRAERLLELTGGLPGSERSDGHAI, encoded by the coding sequence ATGTTCGAGCCGTTCTCGCGTGGGTACTACCTCGGTCGGGTGTACGTCGAACCGACGGACCGTGACCGGCCGGCGATGTGTCGCGCACAGCACGAGCGGGTCAACGAGCAACTGTACACGAGCGGCGAGGGTATCGAGCGGACGGACACGCCCCTCGTGATGAAACTGGACACGACGCACTTCCCGGTGACGGGCGACGAGCGAGTGCCACAGGACACGCTCGCGGTACCACGGGACCTCTTAGAGGAGACACGGGTTAGGAACCCGCCCACGCTCCGGGAAGTGCTGCTCGCTACCGCCGACCGGGCCGAGCGACTGCTCGAATTGACCGGCGGTCTCCCCGGGAGCGAGCGAAGCGACGGCCACGCAATTTAA
- a CDS encoding Vms1/Ankzf1 family peptidyl-tRNA hydrolase, giving the protein MLDRLLGRAGLKERIADLEAENDHLERQLDAEQERRSDAVSERQRAEERVNRLEDRIADLEGTVERLRDESGERLDFRRSESLSGDRLDAVLDRLVSLESGPESVLTAYVADEPQPAVRDAFGERSALVSRAAPCLAVADDAGLVSATLSVPAPPAPFAGWDDAVTLDRSWFRPRGEFTLALVRSDLFAMGEYDGRERVAFHGFEGELKSQHSKGGFSQARFERLRDEQIETHLDRCLAALEERTTDRLYVVGERTVLDEFGEIADATATVDATGDPESALGNAFHDFWTVQLRTV; this is encoded by the coding sequence ATGCTCGACCGGTTGCTGGGGCGTGCGGGGTTGAAGGAGCGAATCGCCGACCTCGAAGCCGAGAACGACCACCTCGAACGACAACTCGACGCCGAACAGGAGCGACGGAGCGACGCGGTCAGCGAACGCCAGCGGGCCGAAGAGCGGGTCAACCGCCTCGAAGACCGCATCGCCGACCTCGAAGGAACCGTCGAACGACTCCGCGACGAGAGCGGGGAACGTCTCGATTTCCGACGGTCGGAGTCGCTGTCCGGCGACCGCCTCGACGCCGTCCTCGACCGCCTCGTCTCTCTCGAATCCGGCCCCGAGAGCGTGCTGACCGCCTACGTCGCCGACGAGCCACAACCCGCCGTCAGGGACGCCTTCGGCGAGCGGTCGGCACTGGTCTCGCGGGCCGCACCCTGTCTCGCCGTCGCGGACGACGCCGGCCTCGTGAGTGCGACACTGTCGGTGCCTGCACCACCCGCCCCCTTCGCCGGGTGGGACGACGCGGTGACGCTCGACCGCTCGTGGTTCCGCCCGCGAGGGGAGTTCACCCTCGCGCTGGTGCGGTCGGACCTGTTCGCAATGGGCGAGTACGACGGCCGCGAGCGCGTCGCCTTCCACGGGTTCGAGGGTGAGTTGAAGAGCCAACACTCCAAGGGTGGGTTCTCGCAGGCCCGCTTCGAGCGACTGCGCGACGAGCAGATAGAGACCCACCTCGACCGCTGTCTCGCCGCCCTCGAAGAACGCACGACCGACCGCCTGTACGTCGTCGGCGAGCGGACCGTCCTCGACGAGTTCGGCGAGATTGCGGACGCGACGGCCACCGTCGACGCCACCGGCGACCCGGAGTCGGCACTCGGGAACGCGTTCCACGACTTCTGGACGGTCCAGCTACGGACGGTCTGA
- a CDS encoding DUF1611 domain-containing protein: protein MDVAILAHEQFPDRAKTAVGVLRYADHDVVAVLDRENAGRRVADFLPDVQDAPIVESVDDVPEPFDALLVGIAPIGGGFEESWRPDVRGALERGCGVVSGLHYFLEEDAEFRTLAAEHGGDIWDVRKPPDDLTVAEGRAAEVAADVVLTVGTDCSTGKMTASVELVAAADARGIDAAFVPTGQTGIVIEDWGIPIDRTVSDFTAGAVERMVRERGDDHELLVVEGQGAITHPAYSAVTCGILHGAMPDALVLCHEAGREVVHGYESFPIPAVSDVGRLYEDLARPVRETSVAAGCLNTATLDGDGAARDVLSEYGDAIDAPATDPVRFDADEILDPLL, encoded by the coding sequence ATGGACGTCGCCATCCTCGCCCACGAGCAGTTCCCGGACCGGGCAAAGACCGCCGTGGGCGTCCTGCGCTACGCGGACCACGATGTGGTGGCCGTGCTGGACCGCGAGAACGCCGGCCGCCGCGTCGCCGACTTCCTCCCGGACGTGCAGGACGCCCCCATCGTCGAGAGTGTCGACGACGTACCCGAACCGTTCGACGCGCTCCTCGTCGGCATCGCGCCAATCGGCGGCGGCTTCGAGGAGTCCTGGCGGCCGGACGTGCGCGGCGCGCTCGAGCGCGGCTGTGGCGTGGTTTCGGGTCTGCACTACTTCCTCGAAGAGGACGCGGAATTCCGGACGCTGGCCGCCGAACACGGCGGCGACATCTGGGACGTGCGGAAACCGCCCGACGACTTGACCGTCGCGGAGGGGCGGGCCGCCGAGGTGGCCGCGGACGTGGTCCTGACCGTCGGCACCGACTGCTCGACGGGGAAGATGACCGCCAGCGTCGAACTGGTCGCGGCCGCAGACGCGCGCGGCATCGACGCCGCCTTCGTCCCGACGGGCCAGACCGGTATCGTCATCGAGGACTGGGGCATCCCCATCGACCGCACCGTCTCCGATTTCACCGCCGGCGCGGTCGAGCGGATGGTCCGCGAACGCGGCGACGACCACGAGTTGCTGGTCGTGGAGGGACAGGGCGCGATTACCCACCCCGCCTACTCTGCGGTCACGTGTGGCATCCTCCACGGCGCGATGCCCGACGCGTTGGTCCTCTGTCACGAGGCCGGGCGCGAGGTCGTTCACGGTTACGAGTCCTTCCCAATCCCGGCCGTTTCGGACGTAGGCCGTCTCTACGAGGACCTCGCGCGGCCGGTTCGGGAGACGAGCGTCGCCGCCGGGTGTCTCAACACCGCAACGCTCGACGGCGACGGGGCGGCCCGTGATGTCCTCTCCGAGTACGGCGACGCCATCGACGCACCCGCGACCGACCCCGTCCGGTTCGACGCCGACGAGATTCTCGACCCCCTGCTATGA